Genomic segment of Candidatus Eremiobacterota bacterium:
TTGTGTCCACAATCTCCCACAGGCATTTTCATTGCGAGTTATGCAGGGCTCTCGTTTCTCATGATAGGCAATTTGAAAGATCTGTGCTATAATCGGTAAGGCAGAGGGCGGGCTCAGGGTTCAGAGCCCGGCCCTTTCAATGCTCCGAGCCATTTGAATAATCCGGGGAAGACCATGCGGAACAGGCAGATGCAATTCTTATTCCTGGTCACGCTGCTGGGAGTCCTTTACCTGGGGCTCCAGGCGGAAGGCTCTGTACCGCTCTGCTCTGCGGACAGCCATCTCCCCTCGGGCGCAGAGGCGCTGTGGGCAAGACGCACCAGGCCGCTCTCCTCACTGTGCCTTACCGGTGAGCACTTTGACAATATCGCCCGAAAACTCGCCTCCGGGCGCCCTGCTGGACAGCAAGGCGCCCTCATGGCGGCACCTTGCCAGCATTCAATATTGTGTTCCCTCTCATTCTCTTTGGGCCGGTACTTTTCTTCAGCTCTCATGGAAGCCCTGTCATGTTCCCTCCTGTTGCGCGGCCCTCCTGATATCACCGCATCGGGGGCCTGAATGCCGGCTCAGGCCCCTTCTGCACTGAGCCCTTCCCGGCACCACATTCCCGGAAAAATACCCTTATGGAGAAAAGGATACTCATACTATGAAAAGATGGCTTGCCCTCATTCTGCTCCCCCTTGTGCCCCTTCCCTGGATAGTGATGCGTATCGCCGGTATTCATCTCGACCCTGTCTCCGCGACGCTCCTCTCCGGTTTCTCTATCTTTGCCGCCGCCTTTCTGCTTTCATGGGCCGCAGAGGTGGCCCAGCTTGACATCCCCCCCTCTATGGCGATTGCAGTCCTCGCGCTGATCGCCGTGCTGCCTGAATATGCCGTGGACATGGTCTTCGCCTGGAAAGCGGGCAAGGATCCTGTCTATGCCCATTATGCCGTGGCGAACATGACAGGCTCCAACAGGCTCATTATCGGCGTGGCCTGGGCCCTCGTGGTGATCCTTTTCTGGTGGAAGTCGGGGAAGAAGTGCGTGCGCCTTGAGAGCCCCTACCTCTCGGCCCTTGTAGTCCTTCTCATGGCCACCGTGTATTCTTTTTTGATACCCTGGAAGCGCTCCATATCGATCATTGACGGGGCGGTGCTCTTTTCATTCTTCCTTGTCTATCTCTACCTTGCCATGAAGGAGAAAGTGCAGGAGCCCGAGCTGGAAGGCCCCCCTGCCACGATAGCAATGGCGCCCAAGCTGTGGAGGAGAGTCATCACGGCTTTGATTTTTCTCTATTCCGCCCTGGCGATTTACGTGTCAGCGGAGCCTTTTGCCGAGGGCCTCATCCATATAGGCAAGACATATGGCATAGAGGAGTTCCTGCTCGTGCAGTGGCTCGCCCCTCTTGCCTCGGAATCCCCTGAGTTCATCGTGGCGGCCATATTCGCGCTGAAGGGCAGCCCCAGCGCGAGCATCGGGACCCTTGTCTCGTCCAAGGTCAACCAGTGGACCCTTCTCGTAGGCCTGCTGCCTGTCGTCTTCTGCATCTCCTCCGCCAGGATTCACCCCCTTATGCTCGACGCGAGGCAGGTTGAGGAGGTCTTTCTCACTTCCGCCCAGTCGCTCTTTGCCGTCTCCATCCTGATGGACAGGAGAATAAGCCTTTTCGAGGCAGGATCGCTCTTTTCGCTCTTCATCGCCCAGCTTCTCCTCAACACTACTGAGTCACGGCACATCTTCTCTTACATATATCTGGTGCTGGCGGTGCTGGTGGTCTTCAAGCAGCTCCGCTGCGGCGGGTACAAATGGGTCCCCGCGCTGTTCCGGATATGGAGGAAAAGAGCAAAACAGTCAGACAACTGCTCTGAATGCTGATGATGAGAGATATGAATAAGGGAACAGGCGCTCAGGAATCCTCCCGCATGGCATCCCTGAACTGCCGGAGAGTGCAGGGAGTCTTTCCGCCTGTCCCCCGCACCACGAGATCTTTCCCGTTGAAGCGCACTTTGACATAGTGGCCGTCAGGGCGGCGGTAAAGCTCGAAGCATATATGTGACGCATAAGGCGCCTGAGAGTCAAGAGGGGTCCCCAGGGCGCTCATCACGGGCATAATTGTGGTGTCGTGGGCGGAGTAAAGGACAAGCCTGGCGCCCTGCGTGCCTTCGGCGGCCTTCTCCATATGGGCGGTCAGCGTCCGGAAAAACTCCCCCGTGACGAGGCGGCAAATCTCCCCGGGCCTGAATGCCTCGGCCATGGCCCACTGATAGAGCCTCACTATCTCACGGGCATCACTTTGGGTGAGCTCCCGGGGAATGGATACTCCCTTCAGAAGCCTTATATAAAGGTTATCGCCGGGCTTGATGAGATCCTCCAGGCTGGTGACAGGCGCGCCGAAAAGGGCGCTCCACCGTGGGAACTTGTGAGCGCATGTGGCGGTCATCTTTTTCCACTCATCGGTGGGATAGACCAGGGATTCCATCATCTGCTTCACCTTTTCCTTGTTTTTCTCGTAGCCCAAGAGAAGGGTGTTCTGGTCAGAAGGCAGGGTTCTCACGGGAACGGGCTGGTAAGCGCCGGGGAGGGCCGGGCTCCCGTCATCGAGAAGGGGCCCCGTACCGGGGGGATAGAGCCCGCAAAGGAACGACTGGGCGCTCATGATAGTCCGGTTCAGATCCGTTGAAAGGGCATGGATCATGTTGGGCTCATAGCGGGGGGGCAGGAGCTTGAGCTCATCGACATACCGGGCCCGGAGCTCTTTCCCCAGCAGATACTCCTGGTGGATGCCCAGAGGAGTGAGCTCTCCCAGGCCGAGCTTCCATGGGCATGGATCCGCGGGGATGTCATTGACAGGGGTCCTGTCGCCATGCCTGATCAGCACCACCGTGAAAATAAGCCGGTCTCCTGCAATGGCTGAAGTCTGGCATAACCACAGCGCCAGGAGCAGCAGGATCAGCGTTCTGTTGAGTTTCAGCATGGGCATGGCTCCTTTCAGTCACCTGAGAGATCCGGGGGAAGCTCTCTTTCCATGAATTCAAAACGGGGAGCCTTCTCTCCTTTTGCAATGCTGAAACCGCATCTTTTTTCCCGGCGTTTCAACATTGCGCAGAGCGGAGCGGCTGCAAATGGGATGCGGCTCTTAAGCCACTCGATTCCTTACAGCCTTGCCATTATGTTGATTATCAGGGAGCCGCATACGGTGATGAAGACATTCGCGAATGCATAGGGGGCAGCGAACCCAAGGGCGGGCGTCGAGCTTTCCGCATCATCCTGGATGCTGAGAAGAGCCGCCGTGATGTCCCTTGCCCCGCAGCATGAGCCCAGGAGCAGTACAGGATTCATCTTCAGAACGAACTGCCCGAAAAGCAGGGCGGCGAAAGCAGGCAGAATTGAGACCGCGGCCCCGGCCAGGAACACGGAGAGGCCGGTGGATTTAAGGGCCTCGAAGGCGCTGGAGCCTGCTGAAAGACCGGTACAGGCAATGAAAAGGTTGAGGCCCAGGTCTGTCATGAGCCACAACCCCCCCGCAGGTATCTGCCCGAAAGTAGGATGAAGAGACCTCAGCCACCCGCAAATCAGCCCGGCGACAAGGACGCCTCCTCCTATGCCGAGAGTGATCGCTATCCCTCCCAGCTTTATTGAGAGAAGCCCTATGAGGGTCCCAAGCGCGCAGCCCAGGCCCACCATGATAAGATCGGTCGCCGCGGCAGGACGTTCAGGGTAACCAAGGAATCCGGCAGCCCTCTCGACATCTTCCTTTTTGCCGGCGAGCTCGAGAATGTCGCATTTCTGGACTTCCGTGCCGGGAGCAATGGGGAGCCTGTGACCCTGCCGGGTAATTTTCTTCAGGAAAACGCCATGGGCCTCTTTCAATGTACCGACCTCACCCAGTGTCTTCCCGGCTACATCGCGATTGAGGACACAGACTTCCATCACTTCCCCTTCAATTTCCATCATTTTCCCGTCAAAGACTTCGGGGCCGATTATGCCGGAAAGCTTGACGAATTCAGGCGGGGTCCCTGCAACGGCTATAAGGTTTCCTTTCTCAACAACAGTATCCGGCGCGGGGGCGATGATATCATTTCCGTTCCTGATCTTCTCAACAGCCATCATCGGCGGGAAGAGAGCCTCCAGCTCCCTCACTTTCCTGCCGCATGCTCCCTCGTTCTGCACCAGGTAGGCGCGCAGGCTTATCTGCTTTGCCCAGTTAAAAAAGCCGGGGCCTTCCTCGTCTCCCCCGCTGCCTCCTGCAAGCTGCTGCTCCAGCTTCTTCGCTTCGCTTTTCACATTCAAGCCTACCAGGCGGGGGTAGAGCTTCAGGAAAAGGATTGTACCGCCCGTCCCAAAGATATAAGTGATGGCGTAAGCAATGGCAACATGGCTCGAATAAACAGCTTTCTGTGCCTCCGGGAGCGCGAGATGGCTTATTGCGCCCTCGGAGGTCCCAAGGCATGCCGAAGTGGTCATAGCGCCGGAGAGAATACCCGCGGCGGTTCCCGGGTCGAAGCCCAGGATCTTTGACAGCACAATGGCGGTCGTGAGCCCTCCTGCCGCTACAATCAGGGCCATCCAGAGGTAATTGAGCCCCCCTTTTCTGAGCGCTCCGAAGAACTGTGGCCCCACCTTGTAGCCTATGCCGAAAGTGAACAGGCCAAAGCTTATGGTTTTGACCAGACCCGGCACTTCGATATCCATCTGTCCCATGATTATGGCCACCAGCAGCACGCTCGTCGTAGAGCCGAGTGCAAAGCCTCGAAACTTGAGCTTCCCCATGGAATAGCCCAGGGCAAGGGCGAGAAAAATGGCGACCTGGGGATAGGACCGAAAGAATTCAATCACCGGATTCAGCGTAATCACCCCTTTTTCCATGGAGTTCTCGTGGCAGCGTCAATGCCGATCTGATTCCCAGCGCCTGTGGTAATCGGCAAGCAGGTCACTGATGCCCCTGCCTATTTTTTCATAGGCTTCATCAGGAAGGTTCGCAAGCGACACGCGCACCGACATGCGGGGAGCATCAAAACCGCCTCCGTCCATAAGGACAATGGATTTTTCCTCCGCAAGCCTCACCACGAAATCTATCGGCTCATTTCTCTCCACGAGGAAGCGGGCAAATTCATCGCCATACCTTGCTTTTGCAATGGCCGGAACATCGATAGTGGCATAATAGCGGGCCATATATTCATTATCGGGGACTGCAATGCCTACCGCGTCATAGAGCGTCCTGAACCTTTTCTTCACGATGCCCTGTGTGGCTTTTTTGTATTCACCCTTCCCGTCAACAAGGCAGAAAAGCGAAAAAAGGGCCATCATCACCTGCTGCGGCGTGGAGAGGCCCGCGGTATGGTGAAGCGCAACGGAGCGGCTGTCGGCAACCATTCTCTCTATCATCTTCATGGCGTCAGGATCAAGCTCCACATGCTCGTAACGGGCATGGAGCGCCTTCCTGTCCTCCTCCGGCAGCAATGCGATTTTCCTGTCCAGGACATTCTCTTCATGGAGAGCGATCACCCCGAGCCTCCAGCCCGTTGCACCGAAGTATTTCGAATAGGAATAGACCAGGATGGTATTATGAGGAGCCGCGGATGCCAGGGACCTGAAGCCGTTCACAAAGGTCGCATAGACATCATCGGTAAGGATGATGAGATCCTTACGCTTCGTGGTAACCAGGCCGGCTATTTTTTGCAGCGTGCTTTCAGAGACTCTCACCGAAGCCGGGTTCGAGGGATTGATCAGGAAGAAAGCCTTTACGGAAGGATCTTCAAGTTTTTCAATTTCCTCATCGGGGAACTGCCAGGTGAGATTTTCATCCTGTTTTACTTCAAGCTCGACGAAGTCATAATCATTGAGCCGGGGAATCTCAATATAGGGTGTGAAGATCGGTGTCCCGATGGCGATCCTGTCCCCTCTGTGAAGGAGCCTGTTTTCCACGAGGGAGTTGAATATATAGGCCATCGCGGCGGTGCCTCCCTCAACGGCAAAAAGCTCGAACTTCCCCGGGGGAGGATTCCCGTTGAACAGCTCCTGATCAAGATATTTTCTCACAATCCCGGTGGTGTTCCTGAGCATCCTGTCAGGCGTGGGATAGTGATCGCCCATGATGGCGTCCACCATCTCTCCTATAAAATCGTCGGCGTTGAGCTTGATCTCTCTGCAGGCATACTCATAGGCCTGCCCGAGGAAAGAGATTCCCGGGGCAGCCGGGTTTCTCTTCAGGAACTCTTCAAACCTCAGCGCGGCGCCCTTGCCCTCAGGCGACCCCCCGAGGCCGGGCAGGTCGAAAGCTCTCTTCGTCTCTTCGACGGCAAAGAGCCCCAGCTGGAAAAAAGCTTCTCTCGGCGTCGTCGCCACCCAGTTCGGGTTCCCCCTTCCGGCATTCAGCATCAACCGCTCCGTATGGTCCTCTGCAAGATCAATCAGCTTGTTTTTCAGCTCAAAAGGACTCAGGCTCTCGTATAATTTCTCTTCCGCGCTTTTCATCGCTCAAAATGCTCCTCTCGTTTATTACTGCGGGGAGATGCTGAAAAAGACCGCTCCCTCACTTCATTGTGGCTATTCGAATTTATGGCTGGTGGCCGGGCTTGGGCCGCCTCTTTGCCGTTTTATCCTTTTCCGCGGGATCGCTGCTGTAAAAGGTAAGCCCCACCATGTACTGCCTTACCGGCGTCTGTGAATTCAGGCCGAAGCTCATTCCCAGGTCAAGGCTCCACGAGGCTCCGAAAAATGTTCTTGTCCAGAGATCCGCAGTGGCAGTGGAGGAAGAATAGCCTGGGTTCGGGCTTTGCGTGCCATATATTTCAGTGCCGATGACAAAGTCGTCCGTAGGCGTATATTTCACGGCGAAACCGTAAAACGGCGAGGAAGCCCTCGGAATATCGGGGATATCTCCCCAGAAATTCTGGCCGTAATAGGCGCGGAAGTTGAATTTATTGACATCTGTCCCCAGTATCAGCTCTGCGGAATAATCTGTCGTGCCATTGCTCAATATACCGTTATTGATTGCCGTCGCGGGTCTTACGCCGCATGCGGTTCCCAGCTTCGCGCTCCCAATCGGCATGATATAATATTTAAAGCCGAAATGGATATCATTGAGCCCCCGGGCGCCGCTGCTGCCGTCGGCGACAAAGGAGTACGGCAGCTCAATGCCGAGCGCGAACCTGTCGCAGATACCATAATTCCCTCCCACACTGACGCCCCCGTTGCTCTGCGAATTCTGAGAGCCTGTATATTCACTCCAGGTATAACTTGAGAATATCTGGTAGGTATGTGCGGGCACAGGCTCCGGGCAGGGAACCTCATTCACTCCTGAACCGGGGTAGAAAGACTGGGCATGCGCAGAAGCCGCGCATAAAAAAAACATCAGAAAAACAAGACTTATGGCTCTTTTCATCTCACACGCACTCTCTTCGGGAAATCAGCAGATTTTCTACAGGACTTCTTTATTGAGGAGCGCGTGCAGGGTATGAGGAGGAGTGCGAAGCCCAATAGAAATGACTTGTATTACGAAACATATTCTTTACTTTACGCGCCTTCTCCTTCTCTACAAATCTTCAGTAACTTTTACCGACATTTCCTCTATGGAAAAATCACAAAAGAAGGGATCACTTTTCAGGGGACGCCGGGGGATGAAGACTGGGTCTCACCTGCCGGAAGTCCTTTTGTTTCCATTTCGAAAATAATGAGCAGGTCCCCCTTTACAACTTCTCTCCATGTCGGTATATTGATAACAGGGTAGTATGTGTTTTTGTTGCATTCAACCAGGAGGTACATGATATGGACCCGCTTGCACAATTAAGAATGACTGATTCGATGGCCGTCGATTTTACGCAGTTCATGTCCGGCCCCCAGAGGGCCGTGGGGCTTGGAAGCCTGGGAATGGAAGGGGTGATGGCGCAGCAGTTCTCTCCCTACGGAAATGATATGGCCATGTTCTCCCAGGACCTCACAGATCAGGCCACCGCCGGCTTCATGCCTGCCTACGCGCAGCAGATGGCTCCCATGGGCCTCAACGGCGGCATGGGCATGGTCCCCGGCTTCGGCGGAATGATGGCCTCCATGAATCCCCAGCAGCAGCAGATGCAGCAGATGATGCAGATGATGATGATGATGCTCATGACAATGATGCAGATGATGCAGCAGAACGGAATGGGAGCGCAGCAGGGCCAGGGTAATCCTTTCCAGAACGGGTTCAACTCACCCCTCGGCATGGTCCCCCAGCAGGCGATGGGCCAGCAGCCCATGATGGCCAATCCTTATCCCTCGCAGAGCAGCGCCCCGTCAAGCAGCCATGCGCCCCAGTATTCACCGCAGAACAATCATTCCTCACCGAGCTCTTCGGGGTCCCACGCTCCGCAGAACAACGTCAAGGACCCCCAGGGCGATGAAAACTTCATGAGCGACGATCCCAAGGTCCAGCAGGCGAAACAGAAGGCCGATGCTTCAGGGCAGAAGGTCCAGGACCTCGAGAGCAAGGTGAAAGAGGATCAGAACCAGGTGCAGCAGGCCTCGCAGAAAGTCCAGCAGGCAGGCCAGAAGGTCCAGTCAGCCCAGGGAAAAGTGCAGAGCGCCCAGGACAAGGTGCAGCAGGCCCAGCAGCAGAAAGCGCAGCAGTCTCAGGAAACCGGAGCAACGGCTTCCCCGCAGGCTCCTGACAACGGCGCAGTGGAAGCTGCCCAGAATGAGCTGAAGTCAGCGCAGCAGGAGCTGAATGCCGCAAAACAGGAAGAGGCACAGGCCAAGCAGGAGGAAGCCAAGGCCAAGTCTCAGCTCCAGCAGGACCAGTCTCAGCTCCAGCAGGCCAAGCAGACTGCCCAGCAGGACAAGGAGGCGGTGAAGCAGGCCCAGCAGGAGGCCTCGGAGAAGCTCAAGGAAGAGGGAGCCAAGGACCGTCCCAACGGCCTCAAAGGGATCAAGGAGGAGTTCGGCGCTCCCGGCAAAAACCAGGTGACCACCAAGATGCCTGCCGGCCCTGACGGGAAGATGATCAACGTCACATGCCACGAAAAAGTCGCTGACCGCATGAAGGCCGCTTTCGAGGAGATCAAGGCCAAGGGCCTTTCAGACAACATAGACTCCTTTGACGGCTGCTATAATTACCGGAACAAGAGGGGTGGCTCATCGCTCTCAATCCACTCGTGGGGGATCGGCTTCGATATCAACGCCGGCGCCAATCCCATGGGGAGCTCCCGCCAGACTGCGGGCCAGCGCGAGCTTGCCCAGGTCTTCGAGAAGTACGGCTTCCACCAGCTGGAGAACGACCCCATGCACTTCCAGTTCGCCACGGGGTACTAAGACCGGAAAAAAAAATTCCATGGAGCGCTCCATCGCGGCGATGGGGCGCTTCTTTCTTTTTCCCGGGAAGAGCCTGTCCCCATCAAAAATTATGCAGGTCATTCACGAAGAAATTCTTGCTTACCTTGAAGTCATAGGTGGCCGAGCCCCATGCCCTGCAGGTGGTCATTGAATAAGAGTAGTGGGGAGGCGAGAGGGTGAGATCAGCAGTGACCTGAAAGGAGGCAACATTCTTTGCCACGGCCCGGCCCCTGATCTGTTTTGAGCTTATGGCCGGCACCGATGAGGGTTCGCTTGCAAGCCGGCTCCTCACGAGCACGTAAGGCCCCGTTCCCGAGGGCTGCGCCTGGGGATCGAGGGTGAGATAGTAGAGGATCCACGAGCTCCATGGGGTTCCCTCCCCATGGCTTGTGTAATCTCCCTGCATGTCCCTCGGTGAAGGGAAATAGATATAATTCTTTGTCGTGTCAGAGGGAGCTGAGAGATGAATGTCGCTTTCAGTCTTGGAAGCCTCTTTGAAGTCCCTCGCAAAGCGGTCCAGGCCCATCACGGCATTGCTCTGGACATCCCGCTGGGCATTGAGGGCGTTGAAGTTTTTTATAGAGGAGAAGAAAAACACCGTGAAAGCCACAAGGATAAGCGAAAAGCAGCACATGCTCACGAGGATCTCTGCAAGGGTAAAGGCTTTCTCTGCTCCAGTGGGCTTCCTCATGGCTACTGCCCCCTGTAGACCTTGGTGCTGAGCTTGTAATCCCTATAGAGCCGGGTCCCCGTCTGGTCGGTCGTGGGGCGCCCCGATTCATCCCAGAAGATGAGGATCGAGACTTTCATCAGGTCGGGAATATCATTACCATATATGTCCTTGTCTGTCTCCGCCATCACGCAGCGGTGAAACTCAATCTCATGAAAACCGCCTGCGGTGGTGCCGTCGTTCCCTGCGCTGAATTTATCGGAGTAATTGTCATAGACATCCTTGTTGAGATAAGTGGCCTGGACCGTGTCCCAGGGAAGGGCACGGAGCTCATCGGCCTTCTCTTCCGCCCAGGAGGCGGCAAGGTCCTGGTGGGCCGTGTTCACCATCTTCGCCCTTGAATAAGGAATAACGACGCCGAGGGAAAAGAGCACAAGGAGAAGGATGCCCATGGCGATCACTATCTCCAGCAGGGAGAAGCCTTCGCTCCCACCGGGAGAATGACCGCCTGTCCTGCTTTTCGGGGAATTCATAATTCCGCAGCCCGTTCCTTGTGCCTGGTTACTGCAATGGTTCTGCGGGGACAGTGCGGATACCTTCAGCCGGCCTTTCAAGAGAGGCTTTACTGCTCCTGCCATGAGAGGATGCGGGCACCGGTGTAGACAGGCACTCCTGACGAGCGTATCTCGCTGTCATGGGCAAAGACCTTTCTCGCCATGATGGTCGCGTTGACTGAGGAGTTCACCAGGCTGACGGAAAAGTCATCGGGGTCCTTGCCGCCTATGATGACCGGTGAGGGCTTCGAGGGATCCTCAAGCTCCACCTTGCAGTTGGTCAGCGCCGCATTGAACTTGAAGTCACCCAGCAGAGCCACCAGGTTGGTCTCCAGGTTTCCGACAATCGCCTCCCAGAAGGGATCGCCGTTATCTTCGGTGAGCTCTGACAAACTCGGAGTGGAAATCCATTTCTGGAGGCCTCCCGTTAAAAATATGTAGGTAGGCGTGCCCCCGGACCCCGAATTTTTAATAAGGAAGGTATAGTTGGAAAGCTCCGCCTCCCCGGTGAACCATTTTCCCGGGGTGAGCGGTATGGTCTGGGGCGACACATTCTTGCCGCTCACATTCGGAATTTCCTTGATGCTCTCGTCGCTTTCGTCGTAGTGCTCAAAAGCAAGCTCGGACATCTTTGTCTTCTCCGGCTGGCAGTTTACCTTCTTTCCCCCGAAGAGCTTGTAAATCCAGTTGGGAAGGCCCGGCTCCCATTTGCATGATTCGGGCCTGTACACGTTGAAGGACTTCCCCGTTTCCAGATCCCCCGTCTTCTTTCCCTTGACGATATAGTAGTCTCCCTTGATATTGGAGGAGATATCGCCGCCCACGTCGGTGTCCACTATCCCAAGGAAGCCACCATTGCTGCCGTCGCCGCAGATGTAGAAGGGATCGAGACGGTCACGCCTGAATGACGCAGAAATATCCTTCTCCCATTGATGATGGAGCGCGGGGTCCTTGAAGTAGCCGCTTGAAGCCACCCTGCACTCAGTATCGCTTATTTTCTCTATCCTCACGGTAAAAAAAGCGCCTGTCCCCGCCAGGGGAGCCTCATACTCGAGGTACTGCTCGGCGGGTGTTGCTTCGTGGAGGATAAGGGCTCCGGCAGGAAGGGGGGCCATATTCAGCGAGTCCAGGGTGTTCCAGTCATACCAGCTGTTCACCAGGTATCTGGCCTCCTGCATGCCCGAGAGTGCCGCCTGCCTGGTGACTATCTCGCTGTTCCTCTTCAGGGAATAGCGCATCTGGCTCGTGGTGATGCCTACGACGGTGACGGCAAGCACTATCACCACAAGGATGATCATCAGCATGGTGGCGAGGGCAATGCCCCGCTGCTTCGCTGTGTGCCTCATACTCTGCCCCCATGCAAGAAAATACCATGAAGCATCATGGTCCCTTTGATAAAATTATCACAGATTTTTCAGAATAAGTAAAGGGGGGGGGCAGGGCCGGCAGTACTCGGTCGAAAGGAGTATTCTCCATACTCATATCGGAACATTACCGGTACCCATCCTGCAGGATGATAAAGCCCCTCTTTTATGTTATTATAATCTAGGGAGGGTCTACCTGGGGGGTTTTAAACCACGTACACCTCAAATGCCATCACATCCCTCACTCAATAGAGAGGGGCGGGAGCATGAAAAGACCAGGTGTCATGCGGAGGCCGGAATACCACGCGCGAAGCCATCAGAACAGCCGCCTTTCAGCCCTGAAAGGGATAAGCGGCCACAATGAGAGCGAGCACAAATACAGGAACCTTTTTGACAACGCTCCCATCTCCCTCTGGGAAGAGGACTTCTCCCAGGTCAAGGCGGTCATGGAAGCGATCCGCAGGACCGGAGTGAATGATTTCAGGACATACTTCGACACCCATCCCGAGATGGTGCTCGAGCTCGCCTCGCTTGTCAGGATAATGGACGTGAACCTGAAGACCCTCGAGCTTTACCGGGCAAGAAGCAAGAGGGAGTTCCAGAAGAACCTGAACACCTTCTTCTGCCTTGAATCATTCGATGAGGTCAAGGAGGAGCTTGTCGCCATCGCCGAAGGCAGGACGGAATTTGAAAAAGAGTCAGTAAACCAGAATATCGACGGCGAGAAGCTTTACATCTACCTCCGCTGGTCCGCCGTTCCCGGCTACGAGGGATCCCTTGCCAGGGTGATCATCT
This window contains:
- a CDS encoding histidine phosphatase family protein yields the protein MLKLNRTLILLLLALWLCQTSAIAGDRLIFTVVLIRHGDRTPVNDIPADPCPWKLGLGELTPLGIHQEYLLGKELRARYVDELKLLPPRYEPNMIHALSTDLNRTIMSAQSFLCGLYPPGTGPLLDDGSPALPGAYQPVPVRTLPSDQNTLLLGYEKNKEKVKQMMESLVYPTDEWKKMTATCAHKFPRWSALFGAPVTSLEDLIKPGDNLYIRLLKGVSIPRELTQSDAREIVRLYQWAMAEAFRPGEICRLVTGEFFRTLTAHMEKAAEGTQGARLVLYSAHDTTIMPVMSALGTPLDSQAPYASHICFELYRRPDGHYVKVRFNGKDLVVRGTGGKTPCTLRQFRDAMREDS
- the aspT gene encoding aspartate-alanine antiporter, yielding MITLNPVIEFFRSYPQVAIFLALALGYSMGKLKFRGFALGSTTSVLLVAIIMGQMDIEVPGLVKTISFGLFTFGIGYKVGPQFFGALRKGGLNYLWMALIVAAGGLTTAIVLSKILGFDPGTAAGILSGAMTTSACLGTSEGAISHLALPEAQKAVYSSHVAIAYAITYIFGTGGTILFLKLYPRLVGLNVKSEAKKLEQQLAGGSGGDEEGPGFFNWAKQISLRAYLVQNEGACGRKVRELEALFPPMMAVEKIRNGNDIIAPAPDTVVEKGNLIAVAGTPPEFVKLSGIIGPEVFDGKMMEIEGEVMEVCVLNRDVAGKTLGEVGTLKEAHGVFLKKITRQGHRLPIAPGTEVQKCDILELAGKKEDVERAAGFLGYPERPAAATDLIMVGLGCALGTLIGLLSIKLGGIAITLGIGGGVLVAGLICGWLRSLHPTFGQIPAGGLWLMTDLGLNLFIACTGLSAGSSAFEALKSTGLSVFLAGAAVSILPAFAALLFGQFVLKMNPVLLLGSCCGARDITAALLSIQDDAESSTPALGFAAPYAFANVFITVCGSLIINIMARL
- a CDS encoding M15 family metallopeptidase; protein product: MDPLAQLRMTDSMAVDFTQFMSGPQRAVGLGSLGMEGVMAQQFSPYGNDMAMFSQDLTDQATAGFMPAYAQQMAPMGLNGGMGMVPGFGGMMASMNPQQQQMQQMMQMMMMMLMTMMQMMQQNGMGAQQGQGNPFQNGFNSPLGMVPQQAMGQQPMMANPYPSQSSAPSSSHAPQYSPQNNHSSPSSSGSHAPQNNVKDPQGDENFMSDDPKVQQAKQKADASGQKVQDLESKVKEDQNQVQQASQKVQQAGQKVQSAQGKVQSAQDKVQQAQQQKAQQSQETGATASPQAPDNGAVEAAQNELKSAQQELNAAKQEEAQAKQEEAKAKSQLQQDQSQLQQAKQTAQQDKEAVKQAQQEASEKLKEEGAKDRPNGLKGIKEEFGAPGKNQVTTKMPAGPDGKMINVTCHEKVADRMKAAFEEIKAKGLSDNIDSFDGCYNYRNKRGGSSLSIHSWGIGFDINAGANPMGSSRQTAGQRELAQVFEKYGFHQLENDPMHFQFATGY
- a CDS encoding bifunctional aspartate transaminase/aspartate 4-decarboxylase, whose amino-acid sequence is MKSAEEKLYESLSPFELKNKLIDLAEDHTERLMLNAGRGNPNWVATTPREAFFQLGLFAVEETKRAFDLPGLGGSPEGKGAALRFEEFLKRNPAAPGISFLGQAYEYACREIKLNADDFIGEMVDAIMGDHYPTPDRMLRNTTGIVRKYLDQELFNGNPPPGKFELFAVEGGTAAMAYIFNSLVENRLLHRGDRIAIGTPIFTPYIEIPRLNDYDFVELEVKQDENLTWQFPDEEIEKLEDPSVKAFFLINPSNPASVRVSESTLQKIAGLVTTKRKDLIILTDDVYATFVNGFRSLASAAPHNTILVYSYSKYFGATGWRLGVIALHEENVLDRKIALLPEEDRKALHARYEHVELDPDAMKMIERMVADSRSVALHHTAGLSTPQQVMMALFSLFCLVDGKGEYKKATQGIVKKRFRTLYDAVGIAVPDNEYMARYYATIDVPAIAKARYGDEFARFLVERNEPIDFVVRLAEEKSIVLMDGGGFDAPRMSVRVSLANLPDEAYEKIGRGISDLLADYHRRWESDRH
- a CDS encoding sodium:calcium antiporter, which produces MKRWLALILLPLVPLPWIVMRIAGIHLDPVSATLLSGFSIFAAAFLLSWAAEVAQLDIPPSMAIAVLALIAVLPEYAVDMVFAWKAGKDPVYAHYAVANMTGSNRLIIGVAWALVVILFWWKSGKKCVRLESPYLSALVVLLMATVYSFLIPWKRSISIIDGAVLFSFFLVYLYLAMKEKVQEPELEGPPATIAMAPKLWRRVITALIFLYSALAIYVSAEPFAEGLIHIGKTYGIEEFLLVQWLAPLASESPEFIVAAIFALKGSPSASIGTLVSSKVNQWTLLVGLLPVVFCISSARIHPLMLDARQVEEVFLTSAQSLFAVSILMDRRISLFEAGSLFSLFIAQLLLNTTESRHIFSYIYLVLAVLVVFKQLRCGGYKWVPALFRIWRKRAKQSDNCSEC